The Heptranchias perlo isolate sHepPer1 chromosome 15, sHepPer1.hap1, whole genome shotgun sequence genome contains the following window.
gaattaacagtcacttggacaagtgtggattgattcggaaagccggcacggatttgCTAAAGTCAAATCGTCTTTaaccaacctgatagagttttttgatgaggtaacagagagggtagatgagggcaatgcagttgatgtggtgtatatggactttcaaaaggcatttgctaaAGTGCTGCATTGTAGGCTTGCCATCAGGATTGCgacctatggaataaagggggcagtagcaacatggatacagaattggctaagtgacaggaaacagagagtagtggtgaacggttgtttttcggactggagggaggtgtacagtggtgttccccaggggtcggtgctgggaccactgcttttcttgatatatattaatgacttgggcttgggtgtacagggcagaatttcaaaatttgcagatgacacaaaacttggaagggtagtgaacagtgaggaggatagtgatagacttcaagaggatatagacaggctggtggcatgggcggacacgtggcagatgaaatttaacgcagaaaaatgcgaagtgatgcatttcagtaggaaggatgaggagaggcaatataaactagagggcacaattctaaaaggggtacaggaacagagagatcagtgggtgtatgtacacaaatcgttgaaggtggcaggacaggttgagaaagcggttaaaaaagcatacggaatcctgggatttataaatagaggcattgggctcgattttaccagcgggtcccgggtgcgttcccggcggggggacgtcgaaaatcgcgatatccaggtgcgtcaccggatcgcgccttgatcccgcccacttccgggttccacgctgacgtgcgggggtgcgtgcgcaagccccgctggtgggaatcccgcaggcaattaaagccagcgggatgccacttgagtgtatttaccttgcttgttgaggtcattaaatgacctgattcagctgtcatgacaggaagtgtgggattttaccttcaactcagactgtttcacacactgggggaaacagtctcactccaaccggacgtgttgcagccagcagcctgtggcagctgccaaggtgcactccacaggtcgggggggagagccctcacccacgcaggaggccaccgcgtcacatagggcaacgcctgccctccaccaccccccgccaagccagaggacagaccgacgtgaaaccgcagccccagtgcgaggaaccacctacctaccctgcacaacccctcagaccaacacctgccagatgggcggtgcgttgacatcctcggaggacgaacagcatgaccagcctcagcagcctcgcagtccacgccgtccgcctcatcgacgtggagccccccaacacggtgctgtggcacacccatgcacaacatggcccaacagagaggggtgccgctggtgGAGGCCCCAtcaacacccgccacccacattgaggacggcgatgaggaggaggaggtggaggtggaggaggaggagttggaggacgtgccagaggatgatgtacgacccatgtgccgaacaccggctcaccgggatgctcgccgggccagggaggcactcatatgtcgacggttctcctagagtcagacagtgcgaggcgctcgcatctcctcacctgcacatgcgaggggccataccagccccctccactgaagagtgttgccagtactccttcacccacagcagtgtgcccaaggggcggcagcaggtgttcgccgtcatgatggcctgcacggaacgcacctattgcacaggccgcggaagaatggacgagaggtggcaggagtggtgagaacgatagtgtttaatgTCGACAGGGTTCAATacgataaacaaaaagtgtacaaattaacagacaccctggtgcattccctttgtgcttataacgcctttgcatttcttttgcgggtacccctacgtggtgctacccctgtggctccagcagaggtagtggcaggttgctcctgttctcgccctgaccgggtagatgctttgggcggacggcccctgggtttcggtgcccgtgagggcacctccacagactgctcctcctgcacctgttgaggggcagactcggccacctggagaggaggcaccattgcgggtactggttgagaggggggcaacgggtgggacgtgggggcaccttgagaagcgtccccgcttccatgtccccgttcaccatcatccctctcgtggcctcggcccacatcaccccttccaccctgctggacgacagtttggatggcatgtgtgaggccttgcaaggccacccctagtgtatccgtcagcctgtttatggcggcggaatgttgctcaccctgaatccgtacagccattgtcagggcctgcaaggactcgatctggagctgtgcgtgaccctcgagggaggccagcctgtcctccaccgcagacgcttccgcacctacccgcgacactgtgtcgccggtaccctcctgtgcctgcgccaccaatgcccgcatgcaggagttggactcctccatcgcctgcgcaattgtggacaatgcgcgtggcacctctcccagtacgtcggcaattagctggtgcccctcgacgactctccttttgactggtggccccctgagttcagcatctgggtccggctgagcagagcctggagatgagtgctcccaccgacgcggaccctccgcggctgcccctgccaccagggtctgctcatgctcacacgtgcgcggtgaatcaccaagtgctaccccaactagttggcgagggggacccaccgaggtgcgtgtctctgcgctggtggatggttagctcatatgtgacgatgcaccctcagagaccggcatgtcctctgaggaatcgccctcctcaatcgcagcgctcgcagacggccctgcaagagaacagagggcactatggggcatgtgcacaaacgttacggtgcgcctgatggcaggtgatgatacggtcactcgcgatcatgagtgttgagtgtcagctttcccttactggccgtttctgcagcgacagactcgccatccgcaacagagaggcaatgtcgcgtgcgggcgaggtcgagcgcctccacctccgcATCCGTCAGATCGACCaggtgcggcgggccccctccggtgcaggccctttctctgttgttcttgcatctcttctcctgtcaaggcaaaacacagatgcgtgagtgagtgcagattgcatagtgagacgcatcgagcatcggtgtgggtgggttgagcgtggggcagatggatgggaggatgcgtgtgccacatgcccatcccattgcatggggattggggtgtgtggtggtgttcgggtggggacagggacggtgggtacttgtgggcacggcgaggatggtgagtgagtggctgtgaggattgctgcgggagcgcagtggtggctgtgcaggaggggttgtgatctgtttggcgtgatgttggagacgggttgtgggagggtgcgttggtgtactcaccttgccggacctagtgaggtcattgaaccgcttgcggcactgctcccatgtcctgggggtgttggccctgctgctgacctccgccgccacctctgcccatgccttcctggtggcggagccagggcacttgcgtccgtccgcagggaacagcgtgtccctcctcctcctcacaccctccagcagcagctgcagcgcgaggtcggagaagcatggcgcagccttgcccctgggttgtgccatcctgtgttgcctcttgcttgcagcaggaggggctttgggggactgcccctttaagtggagctcctccatCGCGTAAACGGTagcgcgcatgcgcagccggccggcacgcagctggggagcggagaacccggaagcagggcttaatgtgctcaattatcccgcgatcgcacggggggcgcactcaattagccgtccgcgttttccacgctcccgaaggaccacccgccgggaacccgcaggcctgctaaaatcgggcccatagagtacaaaagtaaggaagtcatgatgaacgtttataaaataatggttccggagtattgtgtccagttctgggcgccgcactttaggaatgatgtgaaggccttagagagggtgcagaagagattttctagaatgattccagggatgagggacttcagttacatggatagactggagaagctggggtttttctccttggaacagagacagttgtgaggagatttgatagaggtattcaagatcatgaagtgtctagacagaatagatagagagaaactgttcccattggcggaagtgtcaagaaccagagggcatagatttaaggtgattggcaaaagaaccaaaggtaatatgaggaaaaacctttttacacagcgagtggttaggatctgcctGAGAGGCTGGTGGAGGcgaattcaatcatggccttcaaaagggaactggataactagttgaagggaaaaagtttacagggctatgggaatagggcgggggagtgggactagctggattgtgcTCTtttatagagctggcacggactcgatggaccaaatggcctccttctgtgctgtaacctttctatgattctatactgtaAAGGCAGATACAATTATGAGCAATGATTTCAGTTGGTGTAATTATCCAATGCTGAGTTGGGTTTTGTCATGACTGGCCTTTAACAAGTACTTAACACTCTTAAAATTCCATTTTCTGGAGGTCTAACATTAGGCAGCAGTTTAATGTGGGAGCAAGAACGAGTAGCAGTAAAAATGGAAGTTCAACCATGTTTTCTGCCAGCCTTGTTCAATTATTTACTCAATTTACTTTGTTGTCAAACTTTGCCCACATTCAGTAACATGGGACTAGATCACATCCTCCGAAAGAGCTGAAATTTCTCAATCATTCCTGAACTCATGTGTAACATTTGTGTATTGATGCTATTTTCAGAGATCAAATGGCCCAGTCTACACTCTCCAAGTTCTTCACTGCTGAGGAGAGCAGGAACCTGCAATCTGAGTATAGCACTGGTGAATTGGAAGCAGTGATTCTTCAAATAAAGAGTAAGTTAGACAATTTAGACAACATGCAGCTTAACATTGCAGTGGTGGGTGATGCGGGCTCAGGGAAATCCACCTTCATCAACACTGTGAGAGGTCTTCACAGCGAAGATCAGGGAGCTGCTCCAACTGGGAATGAAGAAACCCGGATGGAGCCAACCAGGTATCCCTATCGAGCTCTGCCCAATGTTCAACTCTGGGATCTTCCAGGAACAAATTCCTTCGGTTTTGAAATCAATAATTACCTAAAGGTGGTGAGGTTTGAAAGCTATGACTTTTTCATCATTGTGTCCCAGTCACGATTCAGAGAGAACGATGCAGAGCTTGCCAAAAAGATTCAAGACCAGGGCAAAGAATTTTACGATGTCCAGTCCAAAATAGACAATGATGTCCATGCACTGAAGATGCAAGGTGCCAACTTTAGTGAAGGGCCGAGGACAATTCGCATGGACTGTGTCAGCAACTTCCAAAGTGTTGGAGTTACACCATCAGCCATTTTTCTGATCTCAAATTTTGACCTGGACAAATATGAATTTCCTAAATTAAAGTCCACTCTTGCCAGTGATCTCCTGAGAATAAAATCAACtgctttctcgctctcactcccaAAGATTATGTTAGAAATTACAGAACCCAAAATGCGAATGTTGAAGAAGAGAGTCTGTCTGTTGGCCGTGCTCGCTGGAGCAGTGGGTGCAGTGCCAGTGCCAGGGTTGTCTTTCATTACTGGCATTGGGTTGACAGTTTCTGGGCTGATATACCTCCAGAAACAGGTGGGACTCAATGACAAGTCTCTGCAAAGCCTGGCCAGCAAAGTTGGTAAACCCACTTCAGTTCTGAAAACTGAAATGAGTCATCGATTGCCAAGTAAGATCCCACCAGCATTTACCAAGGTACTGTTAGGAATCACCGTCGTCACCTGCATGATAGCTGGGATCAAACACAGCTTCAGTCCggtgaccctctctatctttgggACAGTGTCGTCCTTTGCTTTTACCTAAAAGTTACTGAAGGATTCACTAAAAGACCATTTGGAAGCTCGACAGCAGGTGGTGAGGAGTGCACTTAGAATAGATTGACATGATCTCCTGTACGTCACACCTATCAACATTACTCCTCCGTTTGTAGAGACTGTAGTGCTGTTTGACCTCGAATGTTACACAGGTTAACCTCCATTTTGAATGTATTGTATGAGCACTTCCTTCAGTGTATCGTAGCTGCAAGATTTGGCAACAGATTTCTTCGAGCTGTGGTACTGCACATTGGGGGCCAGTCCTGCACTCCTGTTAAAATCTGCATCACACAATCAGACTGGTCAACTCTCCAACACCCAGTGAGAGACTGAGGGTGAGATTGCAAATTCCCACCTCAGGATAATCATTACACAAGTGTAATGACTTGTCCTGCTTCCTGTCACTATGGAGACTGAGCTATCCCAGTGTCCATAGTGATAGTTAAAACCCTCTatatggtgaaaggcgctatataaatgcaagtctttttttttctttgactGTTACTGAGTGAAATCCAGCTACACTGATGGGGGTGTCGTGTGATGGATTTGAATTACTGTTGCACCTGTGATTGATTGACATTAAATATTGAACTCCTTTATTGTAATCATCAGTATTTAACCCTGTGATGGTATTAATTGTATTAGTATAGAtgttgtgaaataaagcagtgttCGTTAATGCACCTCTGTGTCCGATTCAGTCTTTGAAGCCGATGGGAGGCAGGAATTACTTTACTTAGTTTTGTACTGCAGTCCTGCTGTTGATTGGCCTGACTTGGTTAATAATCATCTTTTGGACCGGATATGTGGGATATTCCATACCCAAGCTAATTTAAGCTTCTTATAAACCTTCAATATCACTGGTAGACTCCAATCTAGTTTTCAGATGGTGCCCTTTTGTACTCAGCTGATCACATCCCCAGTGATGGTTTGCTCCTGTGGGTTTCTAAGTGTGTTGCACTTTGATCTGAAGTCACATCTCCTTGGTACAGGTAAATCCTAAAATAAACTGGGTACAATATTGGTGGAGCAGATGCCAAACGTACCTTCTTTGGATAGTCTCTGGTTTATCCTGGCAAATCACTTCACTTTGGTTTCCTCAATTTGCACAGCCCATTGATAAATTTAATATCAAAATCAGCTCAAAgagtaaaataatttttttttatttattcgttcatgggatgtgggcgtcgctggcgaggccagcatttatttcccatccctaattgcccttgagaaggtggtggtgagccgccttcttgaaccgctgcagtccgtgtggtgaaggttctcccacagtgctgttaggaagggagttccaggattttgacccagcgacgatgaaggaacggcgatatatttccaagtcgggatggtgtgtgacttgcaggggaacgtgcaggtggtgttgttcccatgtacctgctgcttttgtccttctaggtggtagaggtcgcgggtttgggaggtgctatcgaagaagccttggcgagttgctgcaatgcatcctgtggatggtacacactgcagccactgtgcaccggtggtgaagggagtgaatgtttagggcgatggatggggtgctaatcaagcgggctgctttgtcctggatggtgtcgagcttcttgagtgttgttggagctgcactcatccaggcaagtggagagtattccatcacactcctgacttgtgccttgtagatggtggaaaggctttggggagtcaggaggtgagtcactcaccgcagaatacacagtctctgacctgctcttgtagccacagtatttatgtggctggtccagttaagtttctggtcaatggtcaaaTAAATGGTCAATTTCTGGTCAAATAAATGTATTAGAGTTCTATATATTGGAATTCAATTCGTTCATACAATCTCGTAGATCTAATAAGGTTCTCAGAAACTTCATTCAGGCTCAAGAgtaaaataattaaaaaatagATTGGATCAAGAAGGAAAAAGAGTCAACGAGGTACAATGGGCCACCAAGTTACAATGGGTCACCAAGTTACAAAAGGTCACCAAGATACACTGGGTCACCACGTTACACCGGGTCACCAAGATACACTGGGTCACCAAGGTACAATGGGTCACCAAGATATAATGGGTCACCAAGGTACACTGGGTCACCAAGGTACAATGGGTCACCAAGATACACTGGGTCACCAAGGTACAATGGGTCACCAAGATACAATGGGTCACCAAGGTACACTGGGTCACCAAGGTACAATGGGTCACCAAGATATAATGGGTTGCCATGGTACAATGGGTCACCAAGATACAATGGGTCACCAAGATACACTGGGTCACCAATGTACAATGGGTCACCAAGATACAATGGGTCACCAAGATACGCTGGGTCACCAAGGTACAATGGGTCAGCAAGATACACTGGGTCACCAATGTACAATGGGTCATCAAGATACAATGGGTCACCAAGATACACTGGGTCACCAATGTACAATGGGTCACCAAGATACAATGGGTCACCAAGATACACTGGGTCACCAATGTACAATGGGTCACCAAGATACGCTGGGTCACCAAGGTACACTGGGTCACCAAGGTACGCTGGGTCACCAAGGTACAATAGTCAGGAAGGTAGATTCATCTTTTGGCAAAAGTATCTCACTGTGA
Protein-coding sequences here:
- the LOC137332671 gene encoding interferon-inducible GTPase 5-like, translated to MAQSTLSKFFTAEESRNLQSEYSTGELEAVILQIKSKLDNLDNMQLNIAVVGDAGSGKSTFINTVRGLHSEDQGAAPTGNEETRMEPTRYPYRALPNVQLWDLPGTNSFGFEINNYLKVVRFESYDFFIIVSQSRFRENDAELAKKIQDQGKEFYDVQSKIDNDVHALKMQGANFSEGPRTIRMDCVSNFQSVGVTPSAIFLISNFDLDKYEFPKLKSTLASDLLRIKSTAFSLSLPKIMLEITEPKMRMLKKRVCLLAVLAGAVGAVPVPGLSFITGIGLTVSGLIYLQKQVGLNDKSLQSLASKVGKPTSVLKTEMSHRLPSKIPPAFTKVLLGITVVTCMIAGIKHSFSPVTLSIFGTVSSFAFT